From one Nothobranchius furzeri strain GRZ-AD chromosome 2, NfurGRZ-RIMD1, whole genome shotgun sequence genomic stretch:
- the znf512 gene encoding uncharacterized protein znf512, translated as MDLTHLRGDMSPLYMPRKRKPAQSQLKAALLCSAVQRFPERDEVNTAEHSQNEAQDQNAAKMKRTYSRKRYEDLQNVSMATVDYATTSCAVMSSGGLANGSDLGSMAPPTPRLPPRLVTKEAWPEGPETSQESSQPTDQGWSSSRDRGPEAWTPGRDRAQNQIWSSGRDRAGQSSQEQQWMSGRDGTHPGPDQAWMMGREHVPNQGWAASRNRGRDQAWNRGRDPGRDQGSSGPDQGWETGPDPTWSNSNRDRDNVWRPDLNMKKVRRPEVDAKNFPPPAGGSVSSQICEDQKPPILPIKKEPPAYPPGSQEERWQLQIVAKGRVTCPKCKSVSRKTVEGLKKHMENCRLQPFTCQHCGKQLKSSTGMKYHIMADHSHLPSTEDAKDLNDRTIKDKLRKILKRLGKLKCSKEGCTAAFTSIMGYVYHMKKCGKEESELEKMLLNCSHCGKTYKSKAGLEYHLKSEHAPTPLKMEEDEDLKAQREANPERTPSGRVQRASAQVANFHLAEIANNELPKDWPKRKFQSDLVPDDKKLKYTRPGLPAFSQEVLRKWKNEVKLQRKVQCPNQGCGCTYTSVSGLKAHLGLCTKGEFEAGKYRCLICNKEFNSESGVKYHINSVHSQDWFVTNKKASKKFEKFLKNQSKEAVPNTDKQLLDQYHLHQQHPIQHPLQPLHHLQHQAHFLHPERQNLQPQADPHFQQPVLHYTPLEPPPGPIWMDMDRREALAGPEQTHMDMEMVNMIKHEESSDGMVEMERNDTGERGGERSGCFAFSSSSSKSELEQQDRRRQTERWTMKRPGDLEPNSEAGKRHRNA; from the exons ATGGACCTCACCCACCTCAGAGGGGATATGTCACCTTTGTACATGCCGAGGAAGAGGAAACCAGCCCAGTCACAGCTAAAAGCAGCACTTTTATGTTCAG CTGTTCAGAGATTTCCTGAACGAGATGAGGTGAACACGGCAGAGCACTCACAG aACGAAGCTCAAGACCAAAATGCTGCAAAGATGAAAAGAACTTATAGCAGAAAAAG GTATGAAGACCTGCAgaatgtttccatggcaacagtaGATTATGCGACCACCAGTTGCGCAGTGATGTCATCAGGTGGTTTGGCCAATGGTTCAGACCTGGGCTCCATGGCTCCACCCACCCCGAGGCTTCCTCCAAGACTGGTAACAAAGGAGGCGTGGCCTGAAGGCCCAGAAACAAGCCAGGAGTCGTCCCAGCCCACGGACCAGGGCTGGAGCTCCAGCAGAGACCGTGGTCCCGAAGCCTGGACTCCAGGGAGAGACCGAGCCCAGAACCAGATCTGGAGTTCTGGCAGAGACAGAGCAGGACAGTCCAGTCAGGAGCAGCAGTGGATGTCAGGCAGAGACGGAACCCATCCTGGACCGGATCAGGCCTGGATGATGGGTCGGGAGCACGTTCCCAATCAGGGCTGGGCAGCGAGCCGGAATCGAGGCCGGGATCAGGCCTGGAATAGAGGAAGGGATCCAGGAAGAGACCAGGGCTCCTCGGGGCCGGACCAGGGATGGGAAACTGGTCCAGATCCAACCTGGAGCAACTCAAATAGGGACAGAGACAATGTCTGGAGGCCTG atcTGAACATGAAGAAAGTCCGAAGACCAGAGGTGGACGCTAAAAACTTCCctccaccagcagggggcagtgtgTCCT CTCAGATATGTGAAGATCAGAAACCTCCAATCCTCCCGATCAAGAAGGAACCTCCCGCTTACCCTCCAG gaagtcaggagGAGCGCTGGCAGCTTCAGATTGTGGCCAAAGGCAGAGTCACGTGTCCAAAATGTAAAAGTGTGAGCAGGAAGACGGTGGAGGGGCTGAAGAAGCACATGGAGAACTGCAGACTG CAACCTTTCACCTGTCAGCACTGTGGCAAACAGCTGAAGTCGTCTACGGGGATGAAGTATCACATCATGGCCGACCACAGCCACTTG CCATCAACAGAAGACGCCAAGGACCTGAACGACCGCACCATCAAAGACAAGCTGCGGAAAATCCTGAAGAGACTCGGAAAACTGAAATGCTCAAAGGAG GGCTGCACGGCTGCCTTCACCAGCATCATGGGATACGTGTATCACATGAAGAAGTGTGGCAAGGAGGAGTCTGAGCTGGAGAAGATGCTCCTCAACTGCTCTCACTGTGGCAAAACCTACAAGTCTAAGGCTGGATTGGAGTACCACCTGAAATCCGAGCACGCTCCG ACTCCGCTGAAGATGGAGGAAGACGAGGACCTGAAGGCTCAGAGGGAAGCCAACCCAGAGAGGACTCCCAGCGGGAGAGTCCAGAGAGCCTCGGCTCAGGTGGCTAACTTCCACCTGGCGGAGATCGCCAACAACGAACTTCCTAAAGACTGGCCCAAACGGAAGTTCCAGTCGGACCTGGTTCCAGATGATAAAAAG TTGAAATACACCCGACCTGGACTGCCAGCCTTCAGCCAGGAGGTGCTGAGGAAGTGGAAGAATGAGGTGAAGCTGCAGAGGAAAGTCCAGTGTCCCAACCAG GGCTGCGGCTGCACCTACACCAGTGTTTCCGGCCTGAAGGCCCACCTGGGGCTCTGCACAAAG GGCGAGTTCGAGGCTGGAAAATACCGATGTCTGATCTGCAACAAGGAGTTTAACTCTGAGAGCGGAGTCAAGTACCACATCAACTCGGTCCACTCACAG GACTGGTTCGTCACCAATAAAAAAGCCTCCAAGAAGTTTGAGAAGTTCCTGAAGAACCAGTCAAAGGAGGCGGTCCCTAACACGGACAAGCAGCTACTTGACCAGTaccacctccaccagcagcaTCCGATCCAGCACCCGCTGCAGCCGCTGCACCACCTCCAGCACCAAGCCCATTTCCTTCATCCGGAGCGACAGAACCTCCAGCCGCAGGCCGACCCGCACTTCCAGCAGCCCGTGCTCCACTACACCCCTCTAGAACCTCCACCAGGGCCCATCTGGATGGACATGGACCGCAGGGAGGCGTTGGCGGGACCGGAGCAAACCCACATGGACATGGAGATGGTCAACATGATTAAACACGAGGAGAGCAGCGATGGGATGGTGGAGATGGAGAGAAACGATACAGGAGAAAGAGGAGGGGAGCGGAGCGGCTGCTTTGCTTTCAGCAGCTCCTCCAGCAAATCGGAGCTGGAGCAGCAGGACAGGCGGAGACAAACGGAGCGCTGGACCATGAAACGACCCGGTGACCTGGAGCCCAACTCTGAGGCGGGGAAACGACACAGAAACGCCTAA